A single genomic interval of Melanotaenia boesemani isolate fMelBoe1 chromosome 4, fMelBoe1.pri, whole genome shotgun sequence harbors:
- the btbd3a gene encoding BTB/POZ domain-containing protein 3a — MAAELFPTKKLVSSASANSTTSIQQIQQQNVTNNNTVAAARGSCSWQGLFPTIRERNSVMFNNEMMADVHFVVGPPGGTQRVPGHKYVLAVGSSVFHAMFYGELAEDQEEIRIPDVEPPSFLAMLKYIYCDEIDLCADTVLATLYAAKKYIVPHLARACVNFLETSLSAKNACVLLSQSCLFEEPDLTQRCWEVIDAQAELALRSEGFCDIDTQTLESILRRETLNAKEMVVFDAALNWAEAECQRQDLPPTIENKRLVLGKAIYLIRIPTMVLEDFANGAAQSGVLTLNETNDIFLWYTASTKPALLFGTKPRKGLSPQRCHRFQSCAYRSNQWRYRGRCDSIQFAVDKRIFIAGFGLYGSSCGSAEYSAKIELKRQGVPMAQRMIKYFSDGSSSTFSVWFDYPVQIEPDTFYTASVVLDGNELSYFGQEGMTEVQCGKVTFQFQCSSDSTNGTGVQGGQIPELIFYA; from the exons ATGGCTGCAGAGCTGTTTCCCACCAAGAAGCTGGTGTCTTCGGCCTCAGCCAACAGCACCACCTCCATCCAGCAGATCCAGCAGCAGAACGTGACCAACAACAACACCGTCGCCGCCGCGCGGGGCTCCTGCAGCTGGCAGGGCCTGTTCCCCACCATCCGGGAGAG GAATTCAGTCATGTTTAACAACGAGATGATGGCAGACGTTCACTTTGTGGTCGGACCACCAGGTGGGACACAGCGAGTCCCCGGACACAAG TACGTTTTGGCTGTCGGCAGTTCCGTGTTCCACGCCATGTTCTACGGAGAGCTGGCCGAGGATCAGGAGGAGATCCGGATCCCTGACGTGGAACCTCCGTCCTTCTTGGCCATGTTGAA GTACATCTACTGCGACGAGATCGACCTGTGCGCCGACACGGTGCTCGCCACGCTCTACGCTGCCAAGAAGTACATCGTGCCTCATCTGGCCCGCGCCTGCGTCAACTTCCTGGAGACCAGCCTGAGCGCCAAGAACGCCTGCGTGCTGCTGTCCCAGAGCTGCCTGTTCGAGGAGCCCGACCTGACGCAGCGCTGCTGGGAGGTGATCGACGCCCAGGCCGAGCTGGCGCTGCGCTCAGAGGGCTTCTGCGACATCGACACCCAGACGCTGGAGAGCATCCTGCGGCGGGAGACGCTCAACGCTAAAGAGATGGTGGTGTTCGATGCAGCCCTAAACTGGGCCGAGGCCGAGTGTCAGAGGCAGGACCTGCCGCCCACCATCGAGAATAAGCGGCTGGTGCTGGGAAAGGCCATCTACCTGATCCGCATCCCCACCATGGTGCTGGAGGACTTCGCCAATGGAGCAGCGCAGTCGGGCGTGCTGACGCTCAACGAGACCAACGATATCTTCCTGTGGTACACCGCCTCCACAAAGCCGGCGCTCCTGTTCGGCACCAAACCTCGGAAAGGTCTGTCGCCGCAGCGCTGCCATCGCTTCCAGTCCTGCGCCTACCGGAGCAACCAGTGGCGCTACCGCGGCCGCTGCGACAGCATCCAGTTCGCCGTGGACAAGCGCATCTTCATCGCCGGCTTCGGCTTGTACGGCTCCAGCTGCGGTTCGGCCGAGTACAGCGCCAAGATCGAGCTGAAGCGTCAGGGCGTGCCCATGGCCCAGAGGATGATCAAGTACTTCTCGGACGGGTCCAGCAGCACTTTCTCGGTGTGGTTCGACTACCCGGTCCAGATTGAGCCGGACACCTTCTACACTGCAAGCGTGGTGCTGGACGGCAACGAGCTCAGCTACTTCGGGCAGGAAGGCATGACGGAGGTGCAGTGTGGGAAGGTGACCTTCCAGTTCCAGTGCTCCTCGGACAGCACCAACGGAACCGGAGTCCAAGGAGGCCAGATCCCAGAGCTCATCTTCTACGCCTGA